Proteins from one Flammeovirgaceae bacterium genomic window:
- a CDS encoding M48 family metallopeptidase has protein sequence MKYFLLITALIFSGYNSYGTTSLQRDTIVQASSQIASFDVEKATQAYLDTLTPAQKEKSDSYFEGGYWLQLWGLLYAIVVAWAFLSKGLSTKIKAIAAKAKNINLQNAIYLVLYFMAAYVLAFPINYYENFFREHQYGLSNLSFGAWMGEEMIGLALMAIFGTLALVVLYMTMRKAKEKWWIWGGLVTFCFMVFFMFIAPVFISPLFNDYKPLEEGPVRESILSMARANSVPADNVYQFDASRQSDRISANVSGIGSTIRVSLNDNLLNRCTPAEIKAVMGHELGHYVLNHGPEDLIYLTLIIIIGFAFVNWSFQKAIQKWGARWSVQGISDVAGFPLFVVLFSIYFFLATPFVNSVVRSAEMEADVFGLNAAREPDGFASVAMKLSEYRKINPGYWEEIIFFDHPSGHTRVLTAMKWKAENLHNSP, from the coding sequence ATGAAATACTTCCTGCTCATCACCGCCCTTATTTTTAGTGGCTATAATTCCTATGGCACCACCTCCCTTCAAAGGGATACCATCGTACAAGCATCATCGCAAATTGCTTCGTTTGATGTGGAAAAAGCCACGCAAGCGTATTTGGACACGCTTACACCAGCCCAAAAAGAAAAATCCGATTCCTATTTTGAGGGTGGTTATTGGCTGCAACTGTGGGGCCTGCTCTACGCGATAGTGGTGGCCTGGGCCTTTCTGTCAAAGGGCCTTTCCACAAAAATAAAGGCCATTGCGGCAAAGGCAAAAAACATAAACCTTCAAAACGCGATATACCTGGTTCTGTACTTCATGGCCGCGTACGTATTGGCTTTTCCCATTAATTATTACGAAAATTTTTTCCGCGAGCACCAATACGGCCTTTCCAACCTTTCCTTTGGGGCTTGGATGGGGGAAGAAATGATCGGATTGGCCCTGATGGCCATCTTTGGCACCCTGGCTTTGGTGGTCCTTTACATGACCATGCGAAAGGCCAAGGAAAAATGGTGGATATGGGGAGGGCTTGTCACCTTTTGCTTTATGGTGTTTTTCATGTTCATCGCACCGGTTTTCATCAGCCCCCTTTTCAATGACTACAAGCCACTCGAAGAAGGCCCTGTGCGGGAGTCCATATTGTCCATGGCCAGGGCAAACAGCGTGCCCGCGGACAATGTCTATCAATTTGATGCCTCCAGGCAAAGCGACAGGATAAGTGCGAATGTGAGCGGCATAGGCAGTACCATCCGCGTTTCCTTAAACGACAACTTGCTCAACCGGTGCACGCCCGCAGAAATAAAGGCCGTCATGGGCCATGAGCTTGGCCACTATGTGCTGAACCACGGGCCGGAAGACCTCATCTACCTTACCCTTATAATTATCATTGGCTTTGCCTTTGTGAATTGGTCATTCCAAAAGGCCATACAAAAGTGGGGGGCCAGGTGGAGCGTACAGGGGATATCCGATGTGGCCGGATTCCCTCTATTTGTCGTGCTCTTTTCCATCTATTTTTTCCTGGCGACACCTTTTGTCAACAGTGTTGTAAGAAGTGCCGAGATGGAAGCCGATGTATTTGGCCTCAATGCCGCGCGTGAACCCGATGGGTTCGCTTCGGTGGCCATGAAATTATCCGAGTATCGAAAAATCAACCCGGGGTATTGGGAGGAAATCATCTTTTTTGACCACCCCAGTGGGCATACCCGTGTGCTCACGGCCATGAAATGGAAAGCGGAAAACCTTCACAACAGCCCATAA
- a CDS encoding DUF4136 domain-containing protein → MRSIYILMGALAMLTASCSIKVHSTYDRHVDFSKYKTFCWLNGCEFTYTGPTYLNDSLLREKIKESIVAEMNAKGFTEDNNNPDLLIDFHISVKNESSIIYHRGDDNIYEFKPFPDQEVINYLKGTIVIHMVDKSEGRMVWRSEAIGYMDVHPDLSERNIRKGIAIALKKFPPKPYQEGS, encoded by the coding sequence ATGAGAAGCATTTATATCCTTATGGGGGCCTTGGCCATGCTCACGGCTTCCTGCAGCATAAAGGTCCATTCCACTTATGACAGGCATGTTGATTTTTCAAAATACAAAACATTCTGCTGGCTCAACGGTTGCGAGTTTACCTACACCGGCCCTACTTACCTCAACGACAGTTTGCTGAGGGAAAAGATAAAGGAGTCCATCGTAGCGGAAATGAATGCCAAGGGATTTACCGAGGACAACAACAATCCCGACCTGCTGATAGACTTCCATATTTCCGTGAAGAACGAATCTTCCATCATCTACCATCGTGGTGATGACAATATTTATGAATTCAAGCCCTTCCCCGACCAAGAGGTGATCAACTATTTAAAAGGGACCATTGTAATACACATGGTCGATAAATCTGAAGGCAGGATGGTATGGCGTTCCGAGGCCATTGGGTACATGGACGTTCATCCCGACTTGTCCGAAAGGAATATTCGCAAAGGCATCGCCATTGCACTGAAAAAATTCCCCCCAAAACCTTATCAGGAAGGAAGTTAA
- a CDS encoding sulfurtransferase: protein MKNAILLSFIFSACAAFGQDLLVSPAWVNEHQHDPNIVILQVNRMKLDYESGHIPGARFLWNGWLAPDTPDGNMNAIDIKNGEKALRSLGINNDSHIVVCFYKNDVTVTARMFLMLEYFGLKGNVYWLDGGLEAWKAAGYPVSTESPVFKKGRFKAHPLPIIVDKDYVKNKLDAPGTSIVDARFKRFYDGDPVGYPRNGHIKGAKNIPYNEMVDDQNVFKSKEDLAAYFNPISTNKENEIVMYCFIGQTASVVYLAGRLLGYPMKLYDGSMEEWSRIPELPVETTPKEEDKK from the coding sequence ATGAAAAACGCCATCCTCCTTTCCTTCATCTTTTCTGCCTGTGCTGCTTTCGGACAGGATTTGCTCGTGTCCCCGGCCTGGGTCAACGAACATCAACATGATCCCAATATCGTTATCCTGCAGGTAAACAGGATGAAACTTGATTATGAAAGTGGGCACATTCCCGGTGCAAGGTTTCTGTGGAACGGATGGCTGGCCCCCGATACGCCCGATGGGAACATGAATGCCATTGACATAAAAAACGGGGAAAAGGCGCTGCGTTCATTGGGCATTAACAACGACTCGCACATTGTTGTTTGTTTTTACAAAAACGATGTGACCGTGACCGCCAGGATGTTTTTGATGCTTGAATACTTTGGCCTGAAAGGCAACGTGTATTGGCTGGACGGAGGATTGGAGGCCTGGAAAGCCGCAGGTTACCCGGTGTCAACGGAGAGCCCGGTGTTTAAGAAAGGTAGGTTCAAGGCCCATCCCCTTCCCATAATCGTGGACAAGGATTATGTAAAAAACAAACTGGATGCCCCTGGCACCTCCATTGTGGACGCACGGTTCAAAAGGTTTTACGATGGGGACCCGGTGGGCTATCCGCGCAACGGCCATATCAAGGGAGCGAAGAATATCCCTTACAATGAAATGGTGGATGACCAAAACGTTTTTAAAAGCAAGGAAGACCTAGCTGCCTACTTTAACCCCATATCCACCAACAAAGAAAATGAGATTGTCATGTATTGTTTCATAGGACAGACAGCAAGTGTTGTCTATCTGGCAGGCCGGCTGTTGGGTTATCCCATGAAACTGTACGATGGTTCCATGGAAGAGTGGAGCAGGATTCCTGAATTGCCGGTTGAGACAACCCCCAAAGAAGAGGATAAAAAGTAG
- a CDS encoding aminopeptidase — protein sequence MNFPAMKNYPICFLVLIFLGCQPRGTQEQGSGPAASYLNWQAIADKLVERSQLQAGEQVLLVGHPGRFDPLIPLLKAGIEKAGASYLGTYSIDSVQPAAWQTDFTATLKRMDGEELPLFLSTVDLGIMLPGATPVDKVYAGMQEVLRQGKSRTIHFHWAGAYDMNGQLFEPDSAVDVFYENVLLKTNYPGLAARQQQFEEAMRDKWVQVTTPAGTDIKFRIGDRQVTKQDGDASLSHMAKAVTLIDREVELPSGAIRVAPIEESVEGVIAFPDSQWNNQMAEGVKVTIKAGKVTEVNAAKNLEAVNAEMNEGGEAARSFREFALGFNPLLAIPDNNPWIPYYGYGAGVVRLSLGDNTELGGKVTGGYVRWNFFSDATVKVGDDVWVENGKLVK from the coding sequence ATGAATTTCCCAGCTATGAAAAACTACCCTATTTGTTTTTTGGTGCTGATCTTTTTGGGTTGTCAACCGCGCGGAACCCAGGAGCAGGGGAGTGGGCCGGCCGCCTCCTACCTGAACTGGCAGGCCATAGCGGACAAATTAGTTGAGCGATCTCAATTGCAAGCCGGAGAGCAGGTTTTGCTGGTAGGACATCCCGGTAGGTTTGATCCGCTTATACCCTTATTAAAAGCAGGAATTGAGAAGGCAGGCGCATCCTATTTGGGCACATATAGCATCGATTCGGTGCAGCCAGCGGCATGGCAGACCGACTTTACAGCCACCTTGAAAAGAATGGACGGGGAAGAACTCCCGTTGTTTCTCAGCACCGTTGATTTGGGCATCATGTTGCCCGGTGCCACGCCCGTGGATAAAGTGTATGCTGGCATGCAGGAAGTGTTGAGGCAGGGAAAAAGCAGGACCATTCATTTTCACTGGGCCGGTGCCTATGATATGAACGGGCAACTATTTGAGCCGGACAGTGCCGTGGATGTGTTTTATGAGAACGTGTTGTTAAAGACTAATTATCCTGGGTTGGCTGCCAGGCAACAACAGTTTGAAGAGGCCATGAGGGACAAGTGGGTGCAGGTAACAACGCCAGCCGGAACGGACATCAAATTTAGGATTGGCGACAGGCAGGTCACCAAGCAGGACGGGGATGCTTCTTTATCGCACATGGCCAAGGCCGTTACCTTGATCGACAGGGAAGTTGAACTTCCCTCAGGGGCCATCCGGGTGGCCCCGATAGAAGAGAGTGTGGAAGGGGTAATCGCCTTTCCAGATTCCCAGTGGAATAATCAAATGGCGGAGGGGGTTAAGGTTACTATAAAGGCAGGCAAGGTGACGGAAGTGAATGCCGCCAAAAATCTTGAAGCCGTAAATGCAGAAATGAATGAAGGCGGAGAAGCTGCACGGTCATTTCGTGAGTTTGCCCTGGGCTTTAACCCGTTGTTGGCCATCCCCGATAACAACCCATGGATACCCTACTACGGCTACGGTGCAGGAGTAGTCAGGCTATCGCTGGGTGACAATACAGAGTTGGGTGGAAAAGTAACAGGTGGATATGTCCGTTGGAATTTCTTTTCAGATGCCACGGTGAAAGTGGGGGACGATGTGTGGGTGGAAAACGGAAAGTTGGTCAAATAG